A window from Opitutia bacterium ISCC 52 encodes these proteins:
- a CDS encoding sulfatase-like hydrolase/transferase has product MKNFYIPLQLLVALFVTSCNSDEVASERSDQQSRPNIIFLLTDDQRDNTFAAMGHPFVDTPNVDRLLSKSVRFKNTYTAEPVCSPSRVSLLVGMHERVHGIGFTSAYDLTEEQWDRSYPALLQEAGYFTGFVGKIGIEYYTWKGNAGDKFDYWWGHDGWTKFLPKNFDSQSTNPYHKAKKNIITEIMGEALGDFLDSRPDDKPFCLSVSLNVPHGSQTTSMYPDFGDWRKMARPANENPELQGTRFYDELYRDLDIEIPDETATDPYQFIPRHMLDQDEGRKTSTYQYNYTRETNTEHHIRYYQTIAGLDYVIGEFVKDLEERELMDNTIIIYGSDHGLLMGEYGMGGKSLLYDLASKIPCFVYDPHAPASQKGSTSDELVSSLDITRTILDYAGVNALDFMDGTSLQPLVRGETTEWREELFLESLYTGRDNPFQEGIRMGKWKYIRMFEGVKWEYNESHVDFAGREPEFEMLFDLEADPAELNNLAGKKEVAGILNTLREKCAAQSIKLNEKRDAFKKVVATTPREKR; this is encoded by the coding sequence ATGAAAAACTTTTATATTCCTCTTCAATTACTGGTGGCACTATTTGTTACGAGTTGTAATTCGGATGAAGTTGCTTCGGAAAGAAGTGATCAACAGTCACGCCCCAACATCATTTTCCTCCTGACGGATGATCAGCGGGACAACACCTTTGCGGCCATGGGGCACCCTTTTGTCGACACTCCGAATGTGGATCGACTGCTGAGTAAATCGGTGCGCTTTAAGAACACCTACACGGCTGAGCCCGTCTGTTCACCCAGTCGCGTCTCTTTATTAGTGGGCATGCACGAACGGGTCCATGGAATCGGTTTCACCTCGGCCTATGATTTGACCGAAGAACAATGGGACCGCTCCTATCCTGCACTCTTGCAAGAGGCAGGCTACTTCACCGGCTTCGTCGGCAAGATTGGTATTGAGTACTATACCTGGAAGGGAAATGCAGGAGACAAATTTGATTATTGGTGGGGACATGACGGTTGGACCAAGTTCCTACCCAAGAACTTCGATAGCCAAAGCACCAACCCCTACCATAAAGCCAAGAAGAACATCATTACCGAGATCATGGGCGAAGCCCTGGGCGACTTTCTCGATAGCAGACCGGACGACAAGCCCTTCTGTCTGTCCGTTAGTCTCAATGTACCGCACGGATCACAAACCACCAGTATGTATCCTGATTTCGGTGACTGGAGAAAGATGGCGCGCCCGGCGAATGAAAACCCGGAGCTACAAGGAACACGCTTTTACGATGAGCTCTACCGGGATCTGGACATCGAGATTCCCGACGAAACCGCCACTGATCCGTATCAGTTCATCCCAAGGCATATGCTTGATCAGGACGAAGGCCGCAAGACATCCACTTACCAATACAACTACACACGCGAAACCAATACCGAGCACCACATCCGCTATTACCAAACCATCGCCGGATTAGACTATGTGATTGGAGAATTTGTTAAGGACCTGGAAGAGCGAGAGCTCATGGACAACACCATCATCATCTATGGAAGCGACCACGGACTGTTGATGGGTGAATATGGGATGGGAGGGAAATCACTTCTCTATGACTTGGCATCCAAGATTCCCTGTTTTGTTTACGACCCCCATGCACCAGCCTCCCAAAAGGGATCCACCAGTGACGAGCTAGTCTCCAGTTTGGATATCACCAGAACGATTCTGGATTACGCGGGCGTGAATGCGCTAGACTTCATGGACGGCACGAGCCTTCAACCACTCGTCCGAGGCGAAACAACCGAATGGCGAGAGGAGCTCTTCCTCGAAAGCCTTTACACGGGACGTGACAATCCCTTCCAGGAAGGCATCCGCATGGGCAAGTGGAAATACATCCGCATGTTTGAGGGTGTGAAGTGGGAATACAATGAAAGCCATGTCGATTTTGCCGGACGCGAGCCGGAATTTGAAATGCTCTTCGACCTGGAAGCGGATCCTGCGGAGCTAAATAATCTGGCGGGGAAGAAGGAAGTCGCTGGCATCTTAAACACACTGCGCGAGAAGTGCGCGGCCCAGTCCATCAAACTTAATGAAAAACGTGACGCATTTAAAAAAGTAGTAGCGACCACACCTCGAGAGAAAAGATAG